The Deinococcus carri genome contains a region encoding:
- a CDS encoding TIGR00282 family metallophosphoesterase: MLRVLFVGDVYGQPGRRVLSAHLPTLRPDFDFIIVNGENAAGGFGLHREAAEAILKAGADCITLGNHAWHHKDVYALMLDEALYPLVRPLNVSDPGTPGMGWRTFEVGGERLTVVNVLGRVFMEAVANPFLALDELLLRPDLGSVFVDLHAEATSEKAALAWHLDGRVAAVIGTHTHVPTADTRILPGGTAFQTDAGFTGPTNSIIGADPAAPIQKFLTERPHRFAVAGGPAELNGVIVQIEGGKALSIERYRYVEEA, translated from the coding sequence ATGCTTCGCGTGCTGTTTGTGGGAGACGTGTACGGCCAGCCGGGCCGCCGGGTGCTGAGTGCCCATCTGCCGACCCTCCGCCCGGATTTCGATTTCATCATCGTGAACGGCGAGAACGCTGCCGGGGGCTTCGGCCTGCATCGGGAGGCCGCCGAGGCCATCCTCAAGGCGGGGGCCGACTGCATCACGCTGGGCAACCACGCCTGGCACCACAAGGACGTGTACGCGCTGATGCTCGACGAGGCCCTCTATCCCCTGGTGCGGCCCCTGAACGTCTCCGACCCCGGCACGCCGGGCATGGGGTGGCGGACCTTCGAGGTCGGCGGAGAGCGGCTCACGGTGGTGAACGTGCTGGGCCGCGTCTTCATGGAGGCGGTCGCCAATCCCTTTCTGGCGCTGGACGAGCTGCTCTTGCGGCCTGACCTGGGCAGCGTCTTTGTGGACCTGCACGCCGAGGCCACCAGCGAGAAGGCGGCGCTGGCGTGGCATCTGGACGGGCGGGTGGCCGCCGTCATCGGGACGCACACGCACGTGCCCACCGCCGACACCCGGATTCTGCCCGGTGGCACCGCCTTCCAGACCGACGCGGGCTTTACCGGCCCCACGAACAGCATCATCGGGGCGGACCCCGCCGCGCCCATCCAGAAGTTCCTGACCGAGCGCCCCCACCGCTTCGCCGTCGCGGGCGGCCCGGCGGAGCTGAACGGCGTGATTGTCCAGATAGAGGGAGGGAAGGCGCTGAGCATTGAGCGTTACCGTTACGTCGAGGAGGCCTGA
- a CDS encoding phosphoenolpyruvate carboxylase → MGLSSDVNVLGRTLGQVLREQEGEAFFELVERVRALVREVRAGGDDTELRALLAGLDARDAGNLARAFTWYFQLVNLAEEYERVRVLSGTRGVRPQSIEQALTELKAQGVTAGEAGALLARLDLGLTFTAHPTEMRRRTVRNHLVEVAHDIPHLDGEGLERVAAHVEALWHTPELRRLKPTVQDEVKGGLSYVASIAQALPELQRDLTRAFRQVYGQETDARLPLSFSSWMGGDRDGNPFVTPEATREALALHRERARELLLAALRQAYTDLSQAGLEGEADGEAGQEPYRRELRDLHNAIRDGQPVDLVPRLEALKVRLEEDGQHRTADLLLTPLLTVARVFGQHLVSLDLREHSAQTGAAVARLLAEAGVEPDYLNLPEHARQDVLTRELRSRRPLWPAGEALPEELETAIGPIREVQAATRLAGPRAFGRYVISMSESVSDVLEPLLLAREVGFRILPVPLFETLDDLTRAPQIVWELLSVPEYRALLGEGVQEIMLGYSDSNKDAGFLAANWALHEAQRNISDVCRRAGVRWRFFHGRGTSIGRGGGPASRAILGQPAGTIDAGLRITEQGEALADKYSHPVLARRNLEQALYGLLLAAARPAGNPPAEWTSAMTRAAQASAAAYRALVHDPDFLPFFEAVTPIHEIARLNIASRPVRRPGAPTLTNLRAIPWVMSWTQNRANLPGWYGLAEGLKEIGPDLARQMYREWPFFRTVLDNAQMSLAKSDFLIFAEYLRLSGEHRLAGQLRAAYDETVRLVQEAVGAELLEGEPRLRESIKLRNPYIDPIHRIQVELLQRARSTEEGLDEYERPLLLSLQGIAAGVRNTG, encoded by the coding sequence GTGGGGCTGAGCAGTGACGTGAACGTGCTGGGGCGCACGCTGGGGCAGGTGCTGCGCGAGCAGGAGGGCGAGGCCTTTTTCGAGCTGGTCGAGCGGGTGCGGGCGCTGGTGCGCGAGGTGCGGGCCGGGGGCGACGACACCGAGCTGCGCGCCCTCCTGGCCGGGCTGGACGCGCGGGACGCGGGAAACCTGGCGCGCGCCTTCACCTGGTACTTCCAACTCGTCAACCTGGCCGAGGAGTACGAGCGGGTGCGCGTGCTGTCGGGGACGCGGGGCGTGCGCCCGCAAAGCATCGAGCAAGCCCTCACCGAGCTGAAGGCCCAGGGGGTGACGGCGGGGGAGGCGGGGGCGCTGCTCGCCCGGCTGGACCTGGGCCTCACCTTCACCGCCCACCCCACCGAGATGCGCCGCCGCACCGTCCGCAACCACCTCGTGGAGGTGGCCCACGACATCCCGCACCTGGACGGCGAGGGGCTGGAGCGGGTGGCCGCGCACGTGGAGGCGCTGTGGCACACGCCCGAGCTGCGCCGCCTCAAGCCCACCGTGCAGGACGAGGTGAAGGGCGGCCTGAGCTACGTCGCCTCCATCGCACAGGCCCTCCCCGAGTTGCAGCGCGACCTCACGCGGGCCTTCCGGCAGGTCTACGGTCAGGAGACGGACGCCCGGCTGCCCCTCAGCTTCAGCTCGTGGATGGGCGGTGACCGCGACGGCAACCCCTTCGTGACGCCGGAGGCCACGCGGGAGGCGCTGGCCCTGCACCGCGAACGGGCGCGCGAGCTGCTGCTGGCTGCACTGCGTCAGGCCTACACCGACCTCAGCCAGGCGGGGCTGGAGGGCGAGGCGGACGGCGAGGCGGGCCAGGAACCCTATCGGCGCGAGCTGCGCGACCTGCACAACGCCATCCGCGACGGGCAGCCGGTGGACCTGGTGCCCCGGCTGGAGGCGCTGAAGGTCCGCCTGGAGGAGGACGGGCAGCACCGCACGGCCGACCTGCTCCTCACGCCGCTGCTGACGGTGGCGCGGGTGTTCGGGCAGCACCTCGTCAGCCTGGACCTCCGCGAACACAGCGCGCAGACGGGGGCGGCGGTTGCGCGCCTGCTGGCCGAGGCGGGCGTGGAGCCGGACTACCTGAACCTCCCCGAACACGCCCGGCAGGACGTGCTGACCCGCGAGCTGCGCTCCCGCCGCCCGCTGTGGCCCGCCGGGGAAGCCCTGCCGGAGGAGCTGGAAACCGCCATCGGCCCCATCCGCGAGGTGCAGGCGGCCACCCGCCTTGCCGGTCCGCGGGCCTTTGGGCGCTACGTCATCAGCATGAGCGAGAGCGTCAGCGACGTGCTGGAGCCGCTCCTGCTGGCCCGTGAGGTGGGCTTCCGTATCCTGCCGGTGCCGCTGTTCGAGACACTGGACGACCTGACCCGCGCCCCCCAGATCGTGTGGGAGCTGCTGAGCGTGCCCGAGTACCGCGCCCTGCTGGGCGAGGGCGTGCAGGAAATCATGCTGGGCTACAGCGACTCCAACAAGGACGCGGGCTTCCTGGCCGCCAACTGGGCGCTGCACGAGGCCCAGCGCAACATCAGCGACGTGTGCCGCCGCGCGGGGGTCCGGTGGCGCTTCTTCCACGGGCGCGGCACGTCCATCGGGCGGGGCGGCGGCCCGGCCTCGCGGGCGATTCTGGGTCAGCCCGCCGGGACCATCGACGCGGGCCTGCGCATCACCGAGCAGGGCGAGGCGCTGGCGGACAAGTACAGCCACCCGGTGCTGGCGCGGCGCAATCTGGAACAGGCCCTCTACGGCCTGCTGCTGGCCGCTGCCCGCCCCGCTGGGAACCCGCCCGCCGAGTGGACCTCCGCCATGACCCGCGCGGCCCAGGCGAGTGCGGCGGCCTACCGCGCCCTGGTCCACGACCCGGATTTCCTGCCCTTCTTCGAGGCCGTCACGCCCATCCACGAGATTGCTCGCCTGAACATCGCCTCGCGGCCGGTGCGCCGCCCCGGTGCGCCCACCCTGACCAACCTGCGCGCCATTCCCTGGGTGATGAGCTGGACGCAGAACCGCGCCAACCTTCCCGGCTGGTATGGCCTGGCCGAGGGCCTCAAGGAAATCGGCCCCGACCTCGCCCGCCAGATGTACCGCGAGTGGCCCTTTTTCCGCACGGTGCTGGACAACGCCCAGATGAGCCTCGCCAAGAGTGACTTCCTGATCTTCGCGGAATATCTGCGCCTCTCGGGCGAGCACCGCCTGGCCGGGCAGCTCCGGGCCGCCTACGACGAGACGGTGCGGCTGGTGCAGGAGGCCGTGGGCGCGGAGTTGCTGGAGGGCGAACCCCGCTTGCGCGAGAGCATCAAGCTGCGCAACCCCTACATCGACCCGATTCACCGCATTCAGGTTGAGCTGCTCCAGCGCGCCCGCAGCACTGAGGAGGGGCTGGACGAGTACGAGCGGCCCCTGCTGCTCAGCCTCCAGGGCATCGCGGCGGGGGTGCGGAACACGGGGTAG
- a CDS encoding inorganic diphosphatase: protein MPDLTKLPHRLDAEKKTCRAIVETPKGKRSKFDYDPESGLFELGGLLAEGMTFPLDFGFVPSTLGEDGDPLDVLVLTDEPTFAGCLMQVRLLGVMEAEQTEKGQTVRNDRLLAVAETSHLYEQVRDVDGLPGRVVEQLQQFFVNYNAAKGKGFEVLAVRGPNRAAQLVREGSEALRRGQAGQ, encoded by the coding sequence ATGCCTGACCTGACGAAGCTTCCGCACCGGCTCGACGCCGAGAAAAAGACCTGCCGCGCGATTGTGGAGACGCCCAAGGGCAAGCGCAGCAAGTTCGACTACGACCCGGAGTCGGGGCTGTTCGAGCTGGGCGGCCTGCTGGCCGAGGGCATGACCTTTCCGCTGGATTTCGGCTTCGTGCCCTCGACGCTGGGCGAGGACGGCGACCCGCTGGACGTGCTGGTCCTCACGGATGAGCCGACCTTCGCGGGCTGCCTGATGCAGGTGCGCCTGCTGGGAGTAATGGAGGCCGAGCAGACCGAGAAGGGCCAGACGGTGCGCAATGACCGCCTGCTCGCGGTGGCCGAGACATCGCACCTGTACGAGCAGGTCAGGGACGTGGACGGGCTGCCCGGCCGCGTGGTCGAGCAGCTCCAGCAGTTTTTCGTCAACTACAACGCCGCCAAGGGCAAGGGCTTCGAGGTGCTCGCCGTGCGTGGCCCCAACCGCGCGGCGCAGCTCGTGCGGGAAGGCAGCGAGGCCCTGCGGCGGGGACAGGCAGGTCAGTAA
- a CDS encoding alpha-amylase family glycosyl hydrolase, producing the protein MRRLPLLAALLTSLAGAQTPPPLPSFEGQVIYQVMPDRFADGDKANDMGVNRSDPRAWHGGDLVGLTARLPYIQRLGATAVWLTPIYRQQTANSFDTSPYHGYWPADFRDVDPHFGTLADFGGFVKAAHGAGMRVVLDQVINHYGYEAAAVKEHPGWFNSHAQCDASRNKDVDCPLAGLPDLRQSNPEVRALLLSNADFWRGQGVDAFRYDAIKHVEGPFLKELLARDRAAGTWTLGEWYGADTGTVADWQRAGFDSLFLFSLQGAMAQSIMGGQGLGRVAAVLDRQKELPRPGEVALFLDNHDIARFAQGSLFEDQAQARTRYALRALMTLKGVPVLWQGTEIAMRGGPDPDNRRDMRFEEGWTPAEKAVFDAARDAIAVRKASRALSVGSQTLLPVPTPLQDDLLLLTREAGGERVLVAWHNGRARKTYSVRLGTLGLKADAQALTRSLFAGQDAKLSVSGGWLHLSLPAGDVAVFEVGVRR; encoded by the coding sequence ATGCGCCGCCTCCCTCTCCTGGCCGCCCTGCTTACCTCACTGGCGGGTGCGCAGACCCCGCCGCCTCTGCCGTCCTTCGAGGGACAGGTCATCTATCAGGTGATGCCTGACCGGTTCGCGGATGGCGATAAGGCTAACGACATGGGCGTCAACCGCTCGGACCCACGCGCCTGGCACGGTGGCGACCTGGTGGGCCTGACGGCGAGGCTGCCCTACATCCAGAGGCTGGGGGCAACGGCCGTATGGCTCACGCCGATTTACCGGCAGCAGACGGCCAATTCCTTCGACACTTCGCCCTATCATGGCTACTGGCCCGCCGATTTCCGCGATGTGGACCCGCACTTCGGGACGCTGGCCGACTTCGGCGGCTTCGTGAAGGCGGCGCACGGGGCGGGGATGCGCGTGGTGCTCGATCAGGTCATCAACCACTACGGCTACGAGGCGGCGGCGGTGAAGGAGCATCCGGGCTGGTTCAATAGTCACGCCCAGTGTGATGCCAGCAGGAACAAGGACGTGGATTGCCCCCTCGCGGGCCTGCCGGACCTGCGGCAGTCGAACCCGGAGGTGCGGGCGCTGCTGCTGAGCAATGCCGACTTCTGGCGCGGGCAGGGCGTGGACGCCTTCCGCTACGACGCCATCAAGCACGTGGAGGGGCCGTTCCTGAAAGAACTGCTCGCCCGTGACCGCGCCGCCGGAACCTGGACCCTGGGCGAGTGGTACGGCGCAGACACCGGGACGGTCGCGGACTGGCAGCGGGCGGGTTTCGACAGCCTGTTCCTGTTCAGCCTGCAAGGAGCGATGGCCCAGAGCATCATGGGCGGGCAGGGTCTGGGCCGGGTGGCGGCGGTGCTGGACCGGCAAAAGGAACTGCCCCGGCCCGGCGAGGTGGCGCTGTTCCTCGACAACCACGACATCGCACGCTTCGCCCAGGGGTCGCTGTTCGAGGACCAGGCGCAGGCCCGCACCCGCTACGCCCTGCGCGCCCTGATGACCCTGAAGGGCGTGCCGGTCCTCTGGCAGGGCACCGAAATCGCCATGCGCGGCGGCCCCGACCCCGACAACCGCCGCGACATGCGCTTCGAGGAAGGGTGGACGCCCGCCGAAAAGGCCGTCTTCGACGCTGCCCGTGACGCCATCGCCGTGCGCAAGGCCAGCCGTGCGCTGAGCGTGGGCAGCCAGACGCTGCTGCCCGTTCCCACCCCCCTGCAAGACGACCTCCTGCTGCTGACCCGCGAGGCCGGGGGCGAGCGGGTACTGGTCGCCTGGCACAACGGCCGGGCCAGAAAGACCTACAGCGTGCGCCTCGGCACCCTGGGCCTGAAAGCGGATGCCCAGGCCCTCACCCGCAGCCTGTTTGCTGGGCAGGACGCCAAGCTCAGCGTGAGCGGGGGCTGGCTACACCTGAGCCTGCCTGCGGGGGACGTGGCGGTGTTTGAAGTAGGGGTTAGGCGTTAG
- a CDS encoding chloride channel protein, translating into MRSPLPRAVLTRLETGRLVVLSVLLGALVGGLCILLRLALEALLRLGVQVTGYTPPGTPGEGGLLMAFGDALPWGLLALPVVGAAYAWLLPAEAGDPLTQLVRGYHARGQWPGVAVQLRTLVGTVLGYVTGLLVGRDAPFTLLGQLGTRLLGQATRLDAVETRALTLAGAAAGLGAVLHAPLAAAVLIAEVLYRRFEFEFEVLMPCVLAAVTGYAVYGAAFGFEPLFSVQVLQMPGLAQFPAFLGVVLAVTLAGWASLLACRVLPQTWTSGSWRPLLGGAFGLLTAAAALWSTPAVLGDGAGWTQLGLSGFLGPEAVGYGAWRWLLLALGARLAFGGGVLPSVGVGSLLGTGLGTLLGLDPAVTALMGGVAFLTVTLNVPVAAALLAVAWGGDALLPAALLTAGLAHVLSGESGLLPAQVRSRAASAVPAGPPLLPDGIRFVPRRAPATPLHAPAEGGENALPTLTAEQELYRRGVPPGWLGARLAVLALPPGVEVVGIVRDGTVRLPRPELRLTADDELVFLARPEAYAALEGVLRLPVG; encoded by the coding sequence ATGCGTTCTCCGCTGCCCCGTGCCGTCCTGACCCGCCTGGAAACCGGACGGCTGGTGGTGCTGAGCGTGCTGCTGGGGGCGCTGGTGGGCGGGCTGTGCATCCTGCTGCGGCTGGCGCTGGAGGCGCTGCTGCGGCTGGGCGTGCAGGTGACGGGCTACACCCCCCCCGGCACCCCCGGCGAGGGCGGGCTGCTGATGGCCTTTGGCGACGCGCTGCCCTGGGGCCTGCTGGCCCTGCCGGTGGTGGGGGCGGCGTATGCCTGGCTGCTCCCGGCGGAGGCAGGCGACCCCCTCACGCAACTGGTACGCGGCTACCACGCGCGGGGGCAGTGGCCGGGTGTGGCGGTGCAGCTGCGGACACTGGTGGGGACGGTGCTGGGGTACGTGACCGGGCTGCTGGTGGGCCGCGACGCGCCCTTCACGCTGCTGGGGCAGCTGGGCACGCGGCTGCTGGGGCAGGCCACCCGGCTCGACGCCGTGGAAACCCGCGCCCTCACGCTGGCGGGGGCGGCGGCGGGGCTGGGGGCGGTGCTGCATGCGCCGCTTGCTGCCGCCGTCCTGATCGCGGAGGTGCTGTACCGCCGCTTCGAGTTCGAGTTCGAGGTGCTGATGCCCTGCGTGCTGGCCGCCGTGACCGGCTACGCCGTGTACGGGGCGGCCTTCGGGTTCGAGCCGCTGTTCAGCGTGCAGGTGTTGCAGATGCCGGGGCTGGCGCAGTTCCCGGCCTTCCTGGGCGTGGTCCTGGCGGTCACGCTGGCGGGCTGGGCGTCCCTGCTGGCCTGCCGGGTGCTGCCCCAGACCTGGACCTCCGGCTCTTGGCGTCCGCTGCTGGGCGGCGCGTTCGGGCTGCTGACCGCTGCCGCAGCGCTGTGGAGCACCCCCGCCGTGCTGGGCGACGGCGCGGGTTGGACGCAACTGGGCCTGTCGGGGTTCCTGGGGCCGGAAGCCGTGGGCTACGGCGCGTGGCGCTGGCTGCTGCTGGCGCTGGGGGCGCGGCTGGCCTTTGGCGGGGGCGTGCTGCCGTCGGTGGGGGTGGGCAGCCTGCTGGGCACCGGGCTGGGCACGCTGCTGGGCCTGGACCCGGCGGTCACGGCCCTGATGGGCGGCGTGGCCTTTCTGACCGTCACGCTGAACGTGCCCGTCGCGGCGGCGCTGCTGGCGGTCGCCTGGGGCGGGGACGCGCTGCTGCCCGCCGCCCTGCTCACGGCGGGGCTGGCCCATGTCCTGAGCGGCGAGTCCGGGCTGTTGCCCGCCCAGGTCCGCTCGCGCGCGGCGAGTGCCGTCCCTGCCGGGCCGCCCCTGCTGCCGGACGGCATCCGCTTCGTGCCCCGGCGCGCCCCGGCCACGCCCCTGCACGCGCCCGCCGAGGGGGGCGAGAATGCCCTCCCGACCCTGACCGCCGAACAGGAACTCTACCGCCGCGGCGTGCCCCCCGGTTGGCTGGGCGCGCGGCTGGCGGTCCTGGCCCTGCCGCCCGGCGTGGAGGTGGTGGGCATCGTCCGCGACGGCACCGTGCGCCTGCCCCGCCCCGAACTGCGCCTCACCGCCGACGATGAACTGGTCTTCCTGGCGCGGCCTGAGGCGTACGCCGCGCTGGAAGGCGTGCTGCGCCTGCCGGTGGGGTAG
- a CDS encoding amidase — protein MTAGDSPTFPPFPDPQRAWAYLPATPLAGAAGGPLGGLTFSVKDLFGVPGWPLHASTRAPVPDPGPSVLVRRLLALGASAVGKTHLHEIALGITGMNGFGGTAHPFLPGRVPGGSSSGAGVSVALGQVAGRKVDFALGTDTGGSIRVPAAWCGVVGYKPTKGHPAWSTEGVLPLSGTCDHAGPLARDVATVVRVQEALTGQAVERQAWQGVRVGLWLPEGWVTEPVREAVLAFAARLTERGASVEAVTFPEVLDAYSPIVLSEAARVHAGALRREDPGFLPFTLASLRQGQALTEAEVAAAFERRAAYRALLDDLLSRFDVLLAPTVPTPPPLVGQDEVDLPEGRLPLRRATLRLNTPFSLLGAPTVALPTSVPFVGVQLVGRHGEDDRLLGLALGLEG, from the coding sequence ATGACTGCTGGCGACTCACCCACCTTCCCGCCCTTCCCGGACCCGCAGCGTGCCTGGGCCTACCTCCCGGCGACTCCCCTCGCCGGGGCGGCGGGCGGACCCCTTGGCGGCCTGACCTTCAGCGTGAAGGACCTGTTCGGCGTACCGGGTTGGCCGCTGCACGCCAGCACCCGTGCCCCGGTGCCCGACCCCGGTCCCAGCGTGCTCGTCCGCCGACTGCTGGCGCTGGGGGCCAGCGCCGTCGGCAAGACCCATCTGCACGAAATCGCGCTGGGCATCACGGGCATGAACGGCTTTGGGGGAACGGCGCATCCCTTCCTGCCGGGGCGCGTTCCGGGCGGCAGCAGCAGCGGTGCGGGTGTCAGCGTGGCGCTGGGGCAGGTGGCCGGAAGAAAGGTGGATTTCGCCCTGGGCACCGACACGGGCGGCAGCATCCGCGTGCCGGCGGCGTGGTGCGGCGTGGTGGGCTACAAACCGACAAAGGGCCACCCGGCCTGGAGTACAGAAGGGGTGCTGCCCCTCTCCGGCACCTGCGACCACGCCGGACCCCTCGCGCGCGACGTGGCGACGGTGGTGCGTGTGCAGGAGGCGTTGACCGGACAGGCGGTGGAGCGGCAGGCATGGCAGGGCGTCCGGGTGGGCCTCTGGCTCCCCGAGGGCTGGGTCACGGAGCCGGTGCGCGAGGCTGTCCTGGCCTTTGCCGCTCGCCTGACAGAACGGGGCGCATCGGTGGAGGCCGTCACCTTCCCGGAAGTGCTGGACGCCTACTCGCCCATCGTGCTGAGCGAGGCGGCGCGGGTTCACGCCGGGGCGCTGCGGCGGGAGGACCCCGGCTTTCTGCCCTTCACCCTCGCCTCGCTGCGGCAGGGGCAGGCGCTCACGGAGGCGGAGGTGGCGGCCGCGTTCGAGCGCCGCGCCGCCTACCGTGCCCTGCTCGACGACCTGCTCTCCCGCTTCGACGTGCTGCTCGCCCCCACCGTCCCCACCCCACCGCCCCTGGTCGGGCAGGACGAGGTGGACCTGCCGGAGGGCCGCCTCCCCCTGCGCCGCGCCACGTTGCGCCTCAACACCCCCTTCAGCCTGCTGGGTGCGCCCACCGTCGCCCTGCCCACGTCCGTCCCCTTCGTGGGCGTGCAACTCGTGGGCCGCCACGGCGAGGACGACCGCCTGCTGGGCCTAGCGCTGGGGCTGGAGGGGTAA
- the miaB gene encoding tRNA (N6-isopentenyl adenosine(37)-C2)-methylthiotransferase MiaB: MKAHLITYGCQMNEYDTHLVESQLVSFGADIVSSVDEADFVLVNTCAVRGKPVDKVRSLLGDLRKQKAQRPLVVGMMGCLAQLEEGQQIARKFEVDVLLGPGSLLDIGKALEANERFWGLQFKDELHGHIPPPPQGKLQAHLTIMRGCDHHCTYCIVPTTRGPQVSRHPDDILRELDMQLAAGVQEVTLLGQNVNAYGVDQGARLAGYPSFADLLRLVGRSGVRRIKFTTSHPMNFTEDVAAAMAETPAVCEYVHLPVQSGSSRVLRRMAREYTREKYLGHIADIKRHMPNVVLATDIIVGFPGETEEDFQETLSLYDEVGYDSAYMFIYSPRPGTPSYKHFTDLPRELKTERLQRLIVRQKEWSARKNAAQVGTVQELLLRGDAHDTGFLEGHTRGNHPTVVPKALGASGPGIYHARIEHATPHMLYGRLISTDGQDLPELPRFNPEAAALSSPLQMV, from the coding sequence ATGAAGGCACACCTCATAACCTACGGCTGCCAGATGAACGAGTACGACACCCATCTGGTCGAGTCCCAACTCGTGAGTTTCGGCGCGGACATCGTGTCCAGCGTGGACGAGGCCGACTTCGTGCTGGTGAACACCTGCGCGGTGCGCGGCAAACCCGTGGACAAGGTCCGCTCACTGCTGGGCGACCTGCGCAAGCAGAAGGCGCAGCGCCCGCTGGTGGTCGGCATGATGGGCTGCCTCGCCCAACTGGAAGAAGGCCAGCAGATCGCCCGCAAGTTCGAGGTGGACGTGCTGCTCGGTCCCGGCAGCCTGCTCGACATCGGTAAGGCGCTGGAGGCGAACGAACGTTTCTGGGGCCTGCAATTCAAGGACGAGCTGCACGGGCACATCCCCCCGCCCCCACAGGGCAAGCTGCAAGCGCACCTCACCATCATGCGCGGCTGCGACCACCACTGCACCTACTGCATCGTGCCCACCACGCGCGGCCCACAGGTCAGCCGCCACCCCGACGACATCCTGCGCGAGCTGGACATGCAACTTGCCGCCGGGGTGCAGGAGGTCACGCTGCTGGGGCAGAACGTGAACGCCTACGGGGTGGACCAGGGCGCGCGGCTGGCCGGGTATCCCTCCTTTGCCGACCTGCTGCGGCTGGTGGGCCGCTCGGGTGTGCGCCGCATCAAGTTCACCACCAGCCACCCCATGAATTTCACGGAGGACGTGGCCGCCGCGATGGCCGAGACGCCCGCGGTGTGCGAATACGTGCACCTGCCCGTGCAGAGTGGCTCCAGCCGCGTGCTGCGCCGCATGGCCCGCGAGTACACCCGCGAGAAGTACCTGGGCCACATCGCGGACATCAAGCGGCACATGCCGAACGTGGTGCTGGCGACCGACATCATCGTGGGCTTTCCCGGCGAGACGGAGGAGGACTTCCAGGAAACGCTCAGCCTCTACGACGAGGTCGGCTACGACAGCGCCTACATGTTCATCTACTCGCCGCGCCCCGGCACGCCCAGCTACAAGCACTTCACGGACCTGCCGCGCGAACTCAAGACCGAACGCCTCCAGCGCCTGATTGTGCGGCAGAAGGAGTGGAGCGCCCGCAAGAACGCCGCCCAGGTCGGCACCGTTCAGGAACTCCTGCTGCGCGGCGATGCCCACGACACCGGCTTCCTGGAAGGCCACACGCGCGGCAACCACCCCACCGTCGTGCCCAAGGCCCTCGGCGCGAGCGGCCCCGGCATCTACCACGCCCGCATCGAACACGCCACGCCGCACATGCTGTATGGCCGCCTGATCAGCACGGACGGTCAGGATTTGCCTGAGCTGCCCCGGTTCAACCCCGAGGCGGCGGCCCTGAGCAGCCCCTTGCAGATGGTGTAG
- a CDS encoding cob(I)yrinic acid a,c-diamide adenosyltransferase, which yields MKLYTRTGDKGSTGLYGADRVSKAHARVEAYGTVDELNSVLGLARAHNAREAQPDAALDSDLEYLQNALFDLGADLATRQDSPYAKNLSRIDAEDAAFLEAMIDRYQEGAPPFTGFVHPGGTPTAAALHVARTVARRAEREVIRLAAEEEVGEHVQIYLNRVSDLLFVMARAANQAAGMNEQAWTVKKRR from the coding sequence ATGAAGCTCTACACCAGAACAGGCGACAAAGGCTCCACCGGCCTGTACGGCGCGGACCGGGTCAGCAAGGCGCACGCGCGGGTCGAGGCGTACGGCACGGTGGACGAACTGAACAGTGTGCTGGGGCTGGCGCGGGCGCATAACGCGCGCGAGGCGCAGCCCGACGCCGCGCTGGACAGCGACCTGGAGTACCTCCAGAACGCCCTCTTCGACCTGGGGGCCGACCTCGCCACCCGGCAGGACAGCCCCTACGCGAAAAATCTCAGCCGCATCGACGCGGAGGACGCCGCCTTTCTGGAAGCGATGATCGACCGCTATCAGGAAGGCGCGCCGCCCTTCACCGGCTTCGTACATCCCGGTGGCACGCCCACCGCCGCCGCCCTGCATGTCGCCCGCACCGTCGCCCGCCGCGCCGAGCGGGAGGTGATTCGCCTCGCCGCCGAGGAGGAGGTGGGGGAACACGTACAGATTTACCTCAACCGCGTGTCCGACCTGCTGTTCGTGATGGCGCGGGCAGCGAACCAGGCGGCGGGCATGAACGAGCAGGCGTGGACGGTGAAGAAGCGAAGATAG